A window from Deinococcus sp. YIM 134068 encodes these proteins:
- the recQ gene encoding DNA helicase RecQ, which yields MTAAASPSNSTATDQRALSVLKSVWGYDAFRGVQADIVRTVADGGNALVLMPTGGGKSLCYQVPSLLRPGVGIVVSPLIALMKDQVDALRQVGVRAAFLNSTLSPEGVREVEAALVAGELDLLYVAPERLLLSRTLDLLARAPVALFAIDEAHCVSQWGHDFRPEYGQLGVLPERFPHLPRVALTATADERTREDILHVLGLHGAPQFVSSFDRPNIQYRVANKEGPKTQLLDFIRAEHGAGTGGGDAGIVYCLSRKSVEETAKWLQTQGVDAVPYHAGLSPRERNMAQDRFLNEEGLIVVATVAFGMGIDKPNVRFVAHLDLPKSMEGYYQETGRAGRDGLPSTAWMVYGLSDVVNVKRMLDQSAAPPDVKRVEAAKLDALLTYCEAATCRRQVLLTYFGETLEEPCGNCDVCLSPPRVRDATREAQMALSAAVRTGNRFGSAHLTDVLLGRDTEKVRAMGHHQLPTFGVGRGHDEKTWRGLLRQLVSLGYLAAGEHHGLMATPKSRALLKGETTFQMREEALAPRAERRERSARQGRAPVDAHDRPLFEALRQWRLGRAREQGVPPYVIFTDATLKTIAELRPGSLNTLGSVGGVGGRKLEAYGAEVLEVVRGQAGSRQPSAVSRQPTVAERGTAGNAAVLGVLRGGGQISPAVTTASAIKTAPAEREASPTPLFSPHATGDKPQASSNPEVAATLRELRRELSRETGHSAFVIFPNATLEALAARQPRTLDELRGLPGMGEKRIEAYGERIVDAVLTALDG from the coding sequence ATGACCGCCGCTGCCTCCCCTTCAAACAGCACGGCCACCGACCAGCGTGCCCTCTCCGTCCTGAAGTCCGTCTGGGGCTACGACGCCTTCCGGGGCGTGCAAGCCGACATCGTGCGGACGGTGGCCGATGGCGGCAACGCGCTCGTGCTGATGCCGACGGGCGGCGGCAAGAGCCTGTGCTATCAGGTGCCGTCGCTGCTGCGCCCTGGGGTGGGCATCGTCGTCTCGCCCCTGATCGCGCTGATGAAGGATCAGGTGGACGCGCTGCGGCAGGTGGGTGTGCGGGCGGCCTTCCTGAACTCCACCCTCAGCCCGGAGGGGGTGCGGGAGGTGGAGGCGGCTCTGGTCGCCGGGGAACTGGACCTGCTGTACGTCGCGCCGGAACGGCTGCTGCTCTCCCGCACCCTCGACCTGCTCGCCCGCGCGCCCGTCGCCCTCTTCGCCATCGACGAGGCGCACTGCGTCTCCCAGTGGGGGCACGACTTCCGGCCCGAGTACGGGCAACTCGGGGTCCTTCCCGAGCGCTTCCCGCACCTTCCGCGCGTGGCCCTCACCGCCACCGCCGACGAGCGCACGCGGGAGGACATCCTGCACGTCCTCGGCCTGCACGGGGCACCGCAGTTCGTCTCGTCCTTCGACCGCCCCAACATCCAGTACCGGGTGGCGAACAAGGAGGGGCCGAAGACCCAGCTCCTCGACTTCATCCGCGCCGAGCACGGGGCCGGAACGGGTGGGGGGGACGCGGGGATCGTCTATTGCCTCTCGCGCAAGTCGGTGGAGGAGACGGCGAAGTGGCTCCAGACGCAGGGGGTGGACGCCGTGCCCTACCACGCGGGCCTCTCGCCGCGTGAGCGCAACATGGCGCAGGACCGCTTCCTCAACGAGGAGGGGCTGATCGTCGTCGCCACGGTCGCCTTCGGCATGGGCATCGACAAGCCGAACGTGCGCTTCGTCGCCCACCTCGACCTCCCCAAGAGCATGGAGGGCTACTACCAGGAGACGGGCCGCGCCGGGCGCGACGGGCTGCCGAGTACCGCGTGGATGGTCTACGGCCTCTCGGACGTGGTGAACGTCAAGCGGATGCTCGACCAGAGCGCCGCCCCGCCCGACGTGAAGCGCGTGGAGGCCGCCAAACTCGACGCCCTGCTGACCTACTGCGAGGCCGCGACCTGCCGCCGTCAGGTGTTGCTCACGTACTTCGGGGAGACGCTGGAGGAGCCGTGCGGCAATTGCGACGTGTGCCTCAGCCCGCCCCGTGTCCGCGACGCCACCCGCGAGGCGCAGATGGCCCTCTCAGCGGCGGTCCGAACGGGCAACCGCTTCGGCTCGGCGCACCTCACCGACGTTCTGCTGGGCCGCGACACCGAGAAGGTGCGGGCGATGGGCCACCACCAGCTTCCCACCTTCGGCGTCGGGCGGGGGCACGACGAGAAGACGTGGCGCGGGCTGCTGCGCCAGCTCGTCAGCCTCGGCTACCTCGCGGCGGGGGAGCACCACGGCCTCATGGCGACGCCCAAGTCCCGCGCACTCCTAAAGGGGGAGACGACCTTCCAGATGCGCGAGGAGGCGCTGGCCCCCAGAGCCGAGCGGCGTGAGCGTTCCGCCCGGCAGGGCCGCGCCCCGGTGGACGCCCACGACCGCCCCCTCTTCGAGGCCCTGCGCCAGTGGCGGCTCGGCAGGGCGCGGGAGCAGGGCGTTCCCCCCTACGTCATCTTCACGGACGCGACCCTCAAGACTATCGCCGAGCTGCGGCCCGGCAGCCTGAACACCCTGGGCAGCGTGGGCGGCGTCGGCGGGCGCAAGCTGGAGGCGTACGGGGCGGAGGTGCTGGAGGTGGTGCGGGGGCAGGCGGGGAGCCGTCAGCCGTCAGCCGTCAGCCGTCAGCCGACGGTGGCCGAGCGCGGGACAGCGGGCAACGCGGCGGTGCTCGGCGTTCTGCGGGGAGGCGGTCAGATCAGCCCTGCGGTCACGACAGCCTCAGCGATCAAGACAGCCCCAGCCGAACGGGAAGCCAGCCCCACCCCCCTCTTCTCTCCACACGCCACAGGCGACAAGCCACAAGCCTCCTCCAACCCAGAGGTCGCCGCCACCCTCCGCGAACTGCGGCGCGAACTCTCCCGCGAGACGGGCCACAGCGCCTTCGTCATCTTCCCGAACGCGACGCTGGAAGCCCTCGCCGCCCGCCAGCCACGCACGCTGGACGAGTTGCGCGGCCTGCCCGGCATGGGCGAGAAACGCATCGAGGCCTACGGCGAACGCATCGTGGACGCGGTGCTGACGGCGCTGGACGGCTAG
- a CDS encoding serine/threonine-protein kinase, with product MPLAGRVVGEGVRLVRPLGRGSHSVVYFAVGPDGKPCAVKIFERGLSPHAARELRHGVDLDHPRLARVLCAVQVDERPALVVSLARGITLFRRYERRPALTHDRRAFLLTLAHLLGALDHLHSRGLVHRDIKPENVLVEPDGSATLVDFDLSGPIREVFATPTRLGTPAFQSPEAARGEPLGPESDLYGVGVLLGWGLHGSLPEPGVFLPVGSDPLSPLYADLTDPQRARRPSDAGAVRGELLRLASLPH from the coding sequence ATGCCGTTGGCCGGTCGGGTGGTGGGGGAGGGGGTGCGCCTCGTGCGGCCCCTGGGGCGCGGTTCGCACAGCGTCGTGTACTTCGCGGTCGGTCCCGATGGAAAGCCCTGCGCGGTGAAAATCTTCGAGCGGGGCCTCTCCCCGCACGCGGCGCGCGAGTTGCGGCACGGCGTGGACCTCGATCACCCCAGGCTCGCCCGCGTCCTGTGCGCCGTGCAGGTGGACGAGCGGCCCGCCCTGGTCGTGTCGCTGGCGCGCGGGATCACGCTCTTCCGGCGCTACGAGCGCCGCCCCGCCCTGACGCACGACCGCCGGGCCTTCCTGCTCACGCTCGCGCACCTGCTCGGGGCGCTGGACCACCTGCACTCGCGCGGGCTGGTCCACCGCGACATCAAGCCCGAGAACGTCCTCGTGGAACCCGACGGCAGCGCCACGCTGGTGGACTTCGACCTCTCCGGCCCCATCCGCGAGGTCTTCGCCACCCCCACCCGCCTGGGCACCCCCGCCTTCCAGAGTCCAGAGGCGGCGCGCGGCGAACCGCTCGGCCCGGAGAGCGACCTGTACGGCGTCGGCGTGCTGCTCGGCTGGGGCCTGCACGGGTCGCTCCCCGAACCCGGCGTCTTCCTGCCCGTCGGCTCCGATCCCCTCTCCCCCCTGTACGCCGACCTCACCGACCCCCAGCGTGCCCGCCGCCCCTCCGACGCCGGGGCCGTGCGGGGGGAGCTGCTGAGGCTGGCGAGCCTGCCGCATTGA
- a CDS encoding acyl-CoA dehydrogenase family protein → MTPVLSPTVQDVTERAVQAIRDHADACEAAQDVTPGAAAALRASGYTRLTLPTEHGGLGATLAEYATAQLRLGEANAALALVLAMHTHVVGSTFQGGTLPEPMLAALARASVEGRLVNALASEPELGSPSRGGLPRTTATPDGSGGWLVTGRKTWATGARALGLAVVSAATPEGTVARLLVPMDAPGVGIEQTWDGSLALRGTGSQDVTFTAVRVPGDHLSLPGPPHPSGSAWFWTAIAATYLGVGFAALHALTAYARERVPTALGAPIATLPRVQENVGRIATDLAAARALLLEATRTWDTSPDEGAVPGLAAAKAYATNAAVSATDLAVRVAGGAALTPALPLERLLRDARAGLTHPPADEVSYGSVGARWLGVEARR, encoded by the coding sequence GTGACGCCCGTCCTCTCTCCCACCGTGCAGGACGTGACCGAGCGGGCCGTGCAGGCCATCCGCGACCATGCCGATGCCTGCGAGGCGGCGCAGGACGTGACGCCGGGGGCAGCGGCGGCCCTGCGCGCGAGCGGCTACACGCGGCTCACGCTGCCCACGGAACACGGCGGGCTGGGGGCCACGCTTGCCGAGTACGCCACGGCGCAACTCCGGCTGGGCGAGGCGAACGCGGCGCTCGCGCTCGTGCTGGCGATGCACACGCACGTCGTCGGGTCGACCTTCCAGGGGGGGACGCTGCCGGAGCCGATGCTCGCGGCCCTCGCGCGGGCGAGCGTGGAGGGGCGGCTGGTAAACGCGCTGGCGAGCGAACCCGAACTTGGCAGCCCCTCTCGCGGCGGGCTGCCCCGCACGACGGCCACGCCGGACGGGTCGGGCGGGTGGCTCGTCACGGGCCGCAAGACGTGGGCGACGGGGGCACGCGCGCTCGGCCTCGCCGTGGTGAGCGCCGCCACGCCGGAGGGAACGGTGGCCCGCCTCCTCGTGCCGATGGACGCGCCGGGGGTGGGAATCGAGCAGACCTGGGACGGCTCGCTCGCGCTGCGGGGCACGGGAAGCCAGGACGTGACCTTCACGGCGGTCCGCGTGCCCGGCGACCACCTCTCCCTGCCCGGACCGCCCCACCCCTCGGGAAGCGCGTGGTTCTGGACGGCGATTGCGGCGACGTATCTGGGCGTCGGCTTCGCGGCCCTCCACGCCCTGACGGCCTACGCGCGGGAACGCGTGCCCACGGCCCTGGGTGCCCCCATCGCCACGCTGCCACGCGTGCAGGAGAACGTGGGCCGCATCGCCACCGACCTCGCCGCCGCCCGCGCCCTGCTGCTGGAGGCGACCCGCACGTGGGACACCTCGCCGGACGAGGGGGCCGTGCCGGGCCTCGCCGCCGCAAAGGCCTATGCCACGAATGCCGCCGTGAGCGCGACCGACCTCGCCGTGAGGGTGGCGGGGGGCGCGGCTCTCACCCCCGCGCTGCCGCTGGAGCGCCTGCTGCGTGACGCCCGCGCGGGCCTGACGCATCCCCCGGCGGACGAGGTGAGCTACGGCAGCGTCGGGGCGCGGTGGCTGGGGGTGGAGGCGCGGCGGTAA
- a CDS encoding MDR family oxidoreductase — protein sequence MTPSTLPDQFRALRAVRDDAGFRAEMQTLTPADLPAGDTVVRVTHSSLNYKDGLAVTGKPGVLKSYPMTPGIDLAGTVVMDETGTHQPGAPVVLTGWGIGERQDGGYAEYARVRSEWLVPLPDGTTPEWAMSVGTAGFTAMLAVLALEEHGVAPGGGEVLVTGAAGGVGSTAVALLAAAGHAVTASTGRREEEGYLRSLGAANVIGREEVPALKRPLEKERWAGVVDSVGGDTLAGAIGSTRAHGAVAACGLAGGSALPTTVFPFILRGVSLLGIDSVNCPQERRRVAWTRLARDLPAERLASVTQIRPLSDVPALAEEILAGRVRGRTVVEIGG from the coding sequence ATGACGCCATCCACCCTGCCCGACCAGTTCCGTGCCCTGCGCGCCGTGAGGGACGACGCGGGCTTCCGCGCCGAGATGCAGACCCTCACGCCCGCCGACCTGCCCGCCGGGGACACCGTGGTGCGCGTCACCCATTCCAGCCTCAATTACAAGGACGGCCTCGCCGTGACGGGCAAACCCGGCGTATTGAAGTCCTATCCCATGACGCCGGGAATCGACCTCGCGGGGACGGTGGTCATGGACGAGACGGGCACACATCAGCCCGGTGCCCCGGTGGTGCTGACGGGCTGGGGCATCGGCGAGCGGCAGGACGGCGGCTATGCCGAGTACGCGCGGGTCCGGTCGGAGTGGCTGGTCCCTCTCCCCGACGGCACCACCCCCGAGTGGGCGATGAGCGTGGGCACGGCGGGCTTCACGGCAATGCTGGCGGTCCTCGCGCTGGAGGAGCACGGCGTCGCACCGGGCGGCGGCGAGGTGCTGGTGACGGGCGCGGCGGGCGGTGTGGGCAGCACGGCGGTGGCCCTCCTCGCGGCGGCGGGCCATGCGGTCACGGCGAGCACCGGGCGGCGGGAGGAGGAAGGCTACCTGCGCTCCCTCGGGGCCGCAAACGTGATCGGGCGTGAGGAGGTGCCCGCGCTGAAGCGTCCGCTGGAGAAGGAGCGCTGGGCGGGCGTGGTGGACAGCGTGGGGGGGGACACGCTGGCCGGAGCGATTGGCAGCACCCGCGCCCACGGGGCCGTCGCCGCCTGCGGGCTGGCGGGGGGCAGCGCCCTGCCCACCACCGTCTTCCCCTTCATCCTGCGTGGCGTGAGCCTGCTGGGCATCGACTCCGTAAACTGCCCGCAGGAGCGCCGCCGAGTCGCGTGGACCCGCCTCGCCCGTGACCTGCCCGCAGAGCGGCTGGCAAGCGTGACCCAGATTCGTCCCCTGAGTGATGTGCCCGCCCTTGCGGAGGAGATTCTGGCGGGCCGGGTGCGTGGGCGGACGGTGGTGGAGATCGGCGGTTAA
- a CDS encoding LCP family protein, with product MRRAALLVLLALAGLVALSSPAAPALARYGALPRKADGPTTLLLAGVTPTYPPSAVWPYPAAPEDYGGLTDTIVLAQFHPDGTANLLSIPRDTWMNIPGWGWGKINGSNVHGGPEMLVGAVQSLTGVRVDGYALLSLHAVRSLTDAAGGVTLDVPQRMKYDDNAGNLHIDLQPGLQHLTGQQAEGFLRFRKDNLGDIGRVARQQTFLTAMVGQVRSPLNWWRLPGMVGALDANTKSNLTREEVGALLGSVLSGPKVNMHSVPGDYGGGGTWVPDRAGLSAIVRDHFRDPNDPRTLSVVVVNVGAPNGSARRLKAQLESLGYQNVQVADAPRADVPTTVTGKAAAAVLRDVGHGEVSQAGGVPGADVTVRLGSDTPGD from the coding sequence GTGCGCCGTGCCGCCCTCCTCGTTCTACTCGCCCTCGCGGGTCTCGTCGCCCTGAGTTCGCCCGCCGCGCCCGCCCTGGCCCGCTACGGTGCGCTGCCCCGTAAGGCCGACGGCCCGACCACGCTCCTGCTCGCGGGCGTGACGCCGACCTACCCGCCCAGCGCGGTGTGGCCCTACCCGGCGGCCCCGGAGGACTACGGCGGCCTGACCGACACCATCGTCCTCGCGCAATTTCACCCGGACGGCACGGCGAACCTGCTCTCCATCCCGCGCGACACGTGGATGAACATTCCCGGCTGGGGCTGGGGCAAGATCAACGGCTCGAACGTCCACGGCGGGCCGGAGATGCTCGTCGGCGCGGTGCAGAGCCTCACGGGCGTGCGGGTGGACGGCTACGCCCTGCTCTCGCTGCACGCGGTCCGCTCGCTGACCGACGCGGCGGGCGGCGTCACGCTGGACGTGCCCCAGCGCATGAAGTACGACGACAACGCGGGAAATCTCCACATCGACCTCCAGCCGGGTCTCCAGCACCTCACCGGGCAGCAGGCCGAGGGCTTCCTGCGCTTCCGCAAGGACAACCTGGGCGACATCGGGCGGGTGGCGCGGCAGCAGACCTTTCTCACGGCGATGGTCGGGCAGGTAAGAAGTCCGCTGAACTGGTGGCGGCTGCCCGGCATGGTCGGGGCGCTGGACGCGAACACGAAGTCGAACCTCACGCGGGAGGAGGTCGGGGCGCTCCTCGGCTCGGTGCTGAGCGGCCCGAAGGTCAACATGCACAGCGTTCCCGGCGACTACGGCGGCGGGGGGACGTGGGTGCCCGACCGCGCGGGGCTGAGCGCCATCGTCCGCGATCACTTCCGCGACCCGAACGACCCGCGTACCCTGAGCGTCGTCGTCGTCAACGTCGGTGCCCCGAACGGCTCCGCCCGCCGTCTCAAGGCTCAGTTGGAGAGCCTGGGCTATCAGAACGTGCAGGTGGCCGACGCCCCCCGCGCCGACGTGCCCACTACCGTCACGGGTAAAGCCGCCGCCGCCGTCCTGCGCGATGTGGGACATGGGGAGGTGTCGCAAGCTGGGGGTGTGCCCGGCGCGGACGTGACGGTGAGGCTGGGGAGCGACACGCCGGGGGATTGA
- a CDS encoding alpha-amylase family glycosyl hydrolase: protein MTQADSLTGQLQWWQSGIIYQIYPRSFQDASGDGVGDLRGITARLPYVASLGVEAVWLSPIFTSPMRDFGYDVADYCDIDPLFGTLEDFDALVAEAKRLGLKVMLDFVPNHTSSDHAWFKEAQTGKDSAKRDWYVWRDPAGDGGPPNNWKSFFGGGAWTLDEVSGQYYLHQFLPSQPDLNWRNPEVRAAMADVLRFWMRRGVDGFRVDVIWLLAEDERFLDEPENPEWQPGQVEHNSLLHIYTQDQPETHTYIRELRQVLDEFSTPEHDRMMVGEIYLPVERLLPFAGTRDAPMVHLPFNFHLILMPWDAAQVRAFADMYDAACRAVHSWPNWVLGNHDQHRFKTRVGAAQYRVAQTLLLTLRGTPTVYYGDEIGMENVPVPLEKMVDPAGLQQPDVPSASRDPERTPMQWDATPNAGFAPADATPWLPLADDFERVNVQVQNDDPTSDLNYFRTLTGLRREHPALIGGDYRPLDSGHADVFAFERTLGDERLTVLLNFGGEERQVGELARGSVVLSSLNDTPGSGSPLRANEARILR from the coding sequence GTGACGCAAGCCGACTCCCTGACCGGACAGCTCCAGTGGTGGCAGAGCGGGATCATCTACCAGATTTACCCGCGCTCGTTTCAGGACGCCAGCGGCGACGGCGTGGGCGACCTGCGCGGCATCACGGCGCGGCTGCCCTATGTGGCCTCGCTGGGGGTGGAGGCGGTGTGGCTCTCCCCCATCTTCACCAGCCCCATGCGCGACTTCGGGTACGACGTGGCCGACTACTGCGACATCGACCCGCTGTTCGGCACGCTGGAGGACTTCGACGCGCTCGTGGCAGAGGCAAAGCGGCTGGGGTTGAAGGTGATGCTCGACTTCGTGCCCAATCACACGTCGTCGGACCACGCGTGGTTCAAGGAGGCGCAGACGGGCAAGGACAGCGCCAAGCGGGACTGGTACGTGTGGCGCGACCCGGCAGGTGACGGCGGGCCGCCGAACAACTGGAAGTCCTTCTTCGGGGGCGGGGCGTGGACGCTGGATGAGGTGAGCGGGCAGTATTACCTCCACCAGTTCCTGCCCTCTCAGCCTGACCTGAATTGGCGGAATCCCGAGGTCCGGGCGGCGATGGCGGACGTGCTGCGCTTCTGGATGCGGCGCGGGGTGGACGGCTTCCGGGTGGACGTGATCTGGCTGCTGGCGGAGGACGAACGTTTCCTCGACGAGCCGGAGAACCCCGAGTGGCAGCCGGGACAGGTCGAACACAACAGCCTGCTCCACATCTACACGCAGGACCAACCGGAGACGCACACGTACATCCGCGAGCTGCGGCAGGTACTGGACGAGTTCTCGACGCCTGAGCACGACCGCATGATGGTGGGGGAAATCTACCTCCCGGTCGAGCGGCTGCTCCCCTTCGCGGGCACGCGCGACGCGCCGATGGTGCATCTGCCCTTCAACTTCCACCTCATCCTGATGCCCTGGGACGCCGCACAGGTGCGCGCCTTCGCGGACATGTACGACGCGGCGTGCCGGGCGGTGCATTCCTGGCCGAACTGGGTGCTCGGCAACCACGACCAGCACCGCTTCAAGACGCGGGTGGGGGCCGCGCAGTACCGGGTGGCGCAGACGCTGTTGCTGACCCTGCGCGGCACGCCGACCGTCTACTACGGCGACGAGATCGGGATGGAGAACGTGCCCGTCCCGCTGGAGAAGATGGTGGACCCAGCGGGCCTTCAGCAACCCGACGTGCCGAGCGCCAGCCGCGACCCCGAGCGCACGCCGATGCAGTGGGACGCCACACCGAATGCAGGCTTCGCCCCGGCGGACGCGACCCCGTGGCTGCCCCTCGCAGACGACTTCGAGCGGGTGAACGTACAGGTACAGAACGACGACCCGACGAGTGACCTGAACTACTTCCGCACGCTGACCGGCCTGCGCCGCGAGCATCCCGCCCTGATCGGCGGCGACTACCGCCCGCTGGACAGCGGCCACGCCGACGTGTTCGCCTTCGAGCGCACGCTGGGCGACGAGCGCCTGACCGTCCTCCTCAACTTCGGCGGGGAGGAGCGGCAAGTGGGCGAACTCGCGCGGGGAAGCGTGGTCCTCAGCAGCCTGAACGACACGCCGGGGAGCGGCTCTCCACTGCGGGCGAACGAGGCGCGGATTCTGCGGTAG